ctcggtagagatcgttaagagcaccaaatttcttggtgttcacctggcggagaatctcacctggtccctcaacaccagctccatagcaaagagatcccagcagcgtctctactttctgcaaaggctgaggaaagtccatctcccaccccccccccccccaacctcatcacattctacaggggttgcattgagagcatcctgagcagctgcatcactgcctggttcggaaattgcaccatctcggatcgcaagaccctgcagcagatagtgagatcagctgagataatcatcggggtctctcttcccgccattatggacatttacactacacactgcatcctcaaggcaaacagcattatgaaggaccccaccccctgcacccctcatacaaactattctccctcctgccgtctgggaaaaggcaacgaagcattcgggctctcacaaccagactgtgtaacagtttcttcccccaagccatcagactcctcaatccccagagcctggactgacaccttactgccctattgtcttgtttattatttattgtaatgcctgcactgttttgtgcgctttatgcagtcctgggtagatctgtagtctagtgtagttttttttctatgttgtttttttacgtagttcagtctagtttttgtactgtgtcatgtaacaccatggtcctgaaaaacattgtctcattttttactatgtactgtaccagcagttatagtcaaaatgacaataaaaagtgacttgacttgacttgaaacaaGTTGATGATGGATCAGAACTCAGCTCCTGAATATGTACAGTACATGTACATGTATCATCTTTGTACTCTCATTCGATGGTTGAGGTTTAGGCATCACTGGCTCTACGTGTAattaccataagacaaaggagcagaagtcggccattcggcccattgaaacTGCTCCAcgatttcatcatgagctgatccaatctcccctttagtctcattcccccaccttctcaccataccaCAGGTTAACCAGTATTCCATTATTTCTAAAGATAAGATCTACTCCCACAGGACATTTGTCGGATGTCAGGTGCACCGTCACGGTGATCAAGATTGAGAATAGTGTGGGAAAAGGATGTGCTCTTGTTTGACACCAGTCTGCACCGTGATTAATTCAGCTGCCATGGTTAGTGAGATTGAAGAAGATCATGTATTTTTCTTAAAGGTCCACATCTGGACAGATAGAACCCTACTATGACGTGGGAAACAGTGCTTTGTCCTCTGGGATCGAGTGGTTGAGGAAGATCCTGTCAATACATGAGATCACTTTTCATGTGGAAACAACAGCAAGACCCCTTTAATAGTTAGCACAGTTAAATCAGTTTCCTTTCTTGAAGATGGTCATGATACAGCAACTCCATGATATACCCTCTTCCTAGAAACAGAGAAGGAGATGGTGGGTTTGTGACTGAAACAGGTCACTGCTAAGCTTTAAGATTTCAGTAGGATTCTGTCTGCTACTGAGGACTTGTCATTTTTTCAGCTGGAAAATGGCATTCTTAACTTCTTTCTAGAAACAAATAGTAGCAACACAACTCAAATAAATTGCTGTGGGATAGAGTCCAGGGTGCTCATGTTAAGCTAAAAGTTGTGGTTAAGGAACACTGTAGTGTTCTTTACCATGGGCATTGACCCTGCACTTGGCTGTCAGTGGTGAGGCCTGGGTGTTTGGACCATAGGTGACTCTTATAGGTCAGGTTACAGATGTTAGTGATTTTCTGAGCCTTGGTGCTTCCTTCATCAACCACTCTTTCTTTAGTCCAAGGATTTTCTGTCTGACTTCAGGTTCTCTTTGAGCTGTTTCTTCTCCCTTTAATAAAGATGGAGCTTTCAATCCAGAAAAAAAGGGATCACCTCCTTGTCATTCTCACCAAACCAGTCCTTGCTCTTCTGCATAGAGAAGCCAAGAGTAACTTCACAGGTGCCATTCATGGTGAACTACCGGAAAGCCCATAACCTGTGGACATTTGGAGATGACTCTGATGGGCTGGGATTTAAAGAGTAGGTTGCTGCAATGGCGCAAGAGCCAATATGATCCAGCACAAGCATTTTACATTTTAATACGTTATTATGATATCTCTCAGATACAAGTTTGATTAATACAGGTTAAAATTATCACTAGTACATTTTAAAATAAGTTTTATCTATGACTCTCAATAAACCTGATTTTTATATAACTGGAAATAACTTTTTAAAAGCTTAAACATGATCTTAGAATACATttgtaaattaaaaataaaagtaaTTTAAAACACTTCAATGCCAATATCCTTGCACCCGAAAGTTCCAGTTTAATTTTAagcacaaaatacactgcagatgctggcgtCAAGGCAACACGTattcatgctggaggaactcagcaggtcaggtagtatccatGCCAGTTTAATTTGGGAACTTCCTTAAAGGCCCACAAATGACTCTAATTAGCAGGAACCTGGATATTGATTGATTCACACTGGAAATAGTGGTAATGTTTACATTTTTGTTTGCTAAAActgttatttattatttagtgCACGGAATATATAACTTAATTTACAAACTTTTGATTTGACTTTCTTGAATCTTCAATTTAcaaactttttctttgcaacAAGTAGCATGTCACTCTGTGCATAAGGATACACTGTACAAGACTCATCTGTTTGTAACTTTACTAAATTAAATGTTATAGGAATGTAATCTGTGTATATCAAGTGATGTACTCGTGTGTACAATTCCGGGATCATTTTCATAGGTTCTTCAAATATCAGAAAATGATGCCAAAGAATAACCAAGTAACCACAAATGTATTGTGCTTTTTATATTCCCATTTACCTCTTCATGTCTCAGCATGTTGTTAATTTTCATTTTTTCCTTTTCCAGTTCTTTGCTAGTCATCTTAAATTGCTCCATTGTCCTCTCGAATTGATTAGTTGTTAGTCTAAGTTGTTCTTCAAGAGCTAACACCTCACTTCTATCTGCCATCTTGGTTCTCATTTCTTCCAGCAAACTCTGCTTAGAGTCCTCTGTCCAGGAATAACAGCCAAAATAAGAATGATTTCTCCTGTATTCCTCAGAGCTCAGTATTACTGAATACATTTTTGGCATATGTAACTAAATGCTTGATCTCAGACAGTATTATAAGCACATAATACAGGTTACATCTAAGATGATACCATATTCTGCGGTGTAAATGCAAGGAACTGGTACATAGATGCCAGTATTTCCTGACTACAAACTAAAAGGCACATTATAAATATTGTAAACTATTAGACAGTTTGGTCCAGAGAGGAATGATGGATCTTACTTAGAGGCATTCTTATAAGCTTCCAATCATTtctggaatacggggatctctaATCAAGATGAGGAACCTGCATAAGATTCTATCAATGATGATAAAGTATCAAATTTTTAAGAGACATTGAAACTTTATATTGTCCTGTTTTGCAAGTATCCCAAGTGCTTCTTTAAGTCTGTGTCCTGCATTAATCAGGGAAGCCATATTCCTTGGGTTTATTTGAGAGAAACATTTTCCCTTGATTACATTTTAACATTTTGCTGTTTATAGCCTTCAGACATAGCCTCTAGTGTGTGTTTATGAGAAGTTAAACTGTAAAGTTATTCTCACCTTTCCGGCTAAACATAATCCACAACATATgtactttatgtacagacactcctgtacctggtgtcacTTTAAGCACATTCAATGTATATAtactattttatttatatttattgtgtttttattattgtgttctttatcttattgtgtgttTTAATTTGTGCTGCACTGGATAATGGAATAACAAAgatttcattttcttttacacctgtgtactggaaatggcattaaactaAGGATTtcagcggccactctggagctgattatctgttatttgtgaagtggggtgctgtgcgcagtcataatcggatgaaaaacggacatgggagcacagaggaacatctggaaatctccaggaagaccttctttgctgctgctgctgagaggtccgggtctctgctgggaaaaaCAGACCCctagtcctcggggtcgcgttgccgatggccgttggcgggggcgtcttaatatgcttggcagaggatggtgctcagagaagctgtgccggaggggatggttggaggctcggaggattgacagactcggagtccgctgcagtaggagcgctttcactgtgtgctgtgtctgtgaggctgtgtcaggtggcgccatggaagtccatagcgggggcattcccttctgccgcctgcatgggatgatgagtctatcaggacccttgtggaaactgtgtggtggtttcttttgaacttatagtcttttaacatctttggactatttttactgtgcccatggtctgtttttttttatcaattatgctattgtttgcactgttgtaactatgtggttttgtgcaggtcttgtagctttagtttttggtcttgttttgtctggtggaattagagttcctttccggggaacgcgctgagacggtagcgcgatattaataggcagcagcctctccggactctggactggggattgccaaacgttatgtggattttctggtgtagtctgttttgtcatgcacttttgtgatatcattctggaggaacgttgtctcatttttttaactgcattgcatttgtggtttctaaatgacaataaactgaatctgaatctgaaataatCTTGAATATGCGTACTGGATTTTGTAAGCATTGGGTCTGTTGCCAGTCACTTCAGGTTAATCAGAATATCACCAGATACTGTCCATAATCATATGGTGATTCAGACTTGCTGTTGTGGAGATGTGGGCTTTGAAAATGTGCAGGCATTACCAACTGATGCTCACTGATATTTCATTAGATATGCTGCCATCTGCTCGATTTTAAAAATACATAGCTGGTAACTAGGTGTACAGAAAATTATGGAGCACAGGTGAGCTAATAGTGAAAATTAGATGATATCAAAGCAGCACTGAGGGAATGAAAGAGAACAAATAATCCAGGTACGCACTGACGATCAGGTCCAAACACATACATTCCACAAAATCTGATAAATCAAgatttttttcttaaatttcaTTCATAGCTGCTTCCTCCCTAAAGAATCAAAAAAAATGAGGAATGGTACTTTGCAGACTTACCAAGCTCTCTAATGAGCACATGTTGTGCCTGGATTTCCTCCTTTAGAACTGATAACTTCTCTTCCAATGTAGCATTTCCTACAACAAAGCTGTAGAATTAACATCAGGGGATCTAAAGACAATAGTTCATAGATTTCCAACCTACTAGACATAAATTATTGAATACCAGACTACAAAGGGAAGCAACCTGTTATTTATGGTGGGAGCGGCAAACAAATTTTTACCTAATTATGAAAAGCAGTTTTAAAATGACAGTATTGTTTGAAATAAAGTGGATTTGCCCAATGCATTAAGTTGAATAAAGATTAATGCCAAATGATTCCCACattatttaaaaatatacatTCTATTTTCTCACCATCTAGTAAATATGTCAAATCTTGGTTTACCTTTTCTGAGTGTCTCTTTATCCTTCTCAAGTTTTGCGACTGTCTCAGAGTTGTTCTTTTTAATCTCCTCTATTTGGTTGTTAAACTCTTTTATCTTCAAGAGCTGCTGCTCTTTCTCCTTTTCCAGTTCTCTATTAAAATTATCTACCTttttcttcattttgttttgctgCTCTTCGGTGGCTTGTAGCTCAGCCTTCAGTGGGTTAATGCTGTTCATGAGTTCAGTGAGATGTTTGTTGATTCGTGCCAAGTCTTTGTTCTGCTCAGAGGCCCAGTAAGCCACATCAGTTGCTGTCATTATTCCATCCCCAAGGGTTTCCTTCACCACATCCTGAAATCTGCTTACAGCAGATGGAATATTCTGATTATGGCAAATAGTGATAATGGAACTGCTGACTTTTTTAAGGGTTGCTTGTGTGCGGGCACATGCATCACATGGTACCAAGGCTGATTCCACTGTCTGTGAGCCAGTGCTCCGAGTGTCCGTGGCTATACCTGATACAGAATTCCTTGGAGTTCCACTTAGTGCAGAATGAAGGGTAGGTGTAGCAGACATTGGCAACTGTGTAATCACAGCAGATTTCATGCTGCTGCTGGTGGAAGATGAACTGGGAGATGTAGGTGAACAACTCTTCaacctttcaatctctgccttggAATCCATTAAATCATTCTGTAGTTTAGCAATGTCATCCACCATTAACTTTTTCTATTAATGGAAGGCATGATTCATCAGATTTAGAGGCAGGAGCAGTATATCCTATTCAAGTTCAACTATAACAAATGCATAGTATAGTACTTTGGCAAGGTAGGTAATGTTTCATTATTTATGTAAAAATAATGCAAGACTAGCCTTTCACAATTCTTTAGCCAGTAGGATGGATGGTCTAATTACAGtacttttgtgtgttgttgtgaaGTCTGCCACATAACCCCACCTTGGTAATtgcactctgagtaaaaatcttgacTGATACTGTTACCATTTCCAATTCTCACATCAGATAAGTGCAATTCTTCCCAAACTAGATATCATCAAAATAAGTTGTTACACCATCAGCATAGCCAAAGAGTAACAGTGTAAATTTGATTTTATTTGCAGATTGGGAAGACTTGTATCTGCTGGAAATTGATGTAAATGTGAGAAATTGCAAATCCGTTTCTAATCAGAGgtatgttgtctgcatggactacCAAGAATTTTGGAAAGCTATGTGGCTAAACTCTAGATATATCACATAAATTAATCTGTCATGGTGCGTAATTGAGATGCTACAGTTTTACAGTGATGTTTTTCTACTAAAATGTTAAAAGGAATCCTTAAATGTCTCCCTTATAAAAGATTCAAAGAAGAGCAGAGGGTGTTTCCCCTGTGCCCTGTCAatctgat
The genomic region above belongs to Hypanus sabinus isolate sHypSab1 chromosome 13, sHypSab1.hap1, whole genome shotgun sequence and contains:
- the LOC132404085 gene encoding coiled-coil domain-containing protein 157-like → MSVGLVVKKYWNSMLKLASLYQKKKLMVDDIAKLQNDLMDSKAEIERLKSCSPTSPSSSSTSSSMKSAVITQLPMSATPTLHSALSGTPRNSVSGIATDTRSTGSQTVESALVPCDACARTQATLKKVSSSIITICHNQNIPSAVSRFQDVVKETLGDGIMTATDVAYWASEQNKDLARINKHLTELMNSINPLKAELQATEEQQNKMKKKVDNFNRELEKEKEQQLLKIKEFNNQIEEIKKNNSETVAKLEKDKETLRKGNATLEEKLSVLKEEIQAQHVLIRELEDSKQSLLEEMRTKMADRSEVLALEEQLRLTTNQFERTMEQFKMTSKELEKEKMKINNMLRHEESLKGKIKALLQQVDVLDEERVGLNTKLAESEAGIDQLEEQLKRVNEERSKLQHQLQEQLQHTEHLQEEKHGLEKTMLELKHNVTQLENQVQQYREQQRLLVTFPDLNMPDEAQCESTGDIALDMEKQLQANSLRINILEEENSRLRNTLTMLQKTAQQGVLKVIPQTKLWSSTGLSEDGLKPDGSEERNRHNTIGTTKATRSEDVNIRPASNQRFWNEQRESSPPTKQRNEPATDVLNPPEISAIGIYTRLKKVGALMGNKPVSDNTKNHHRKLH